In one window of Phycisphaerales bacterium DNA:
- a CDS encoding TetR/AcrR family transcriptional regulator: MSTAPTPPKRKRGRPRIEGLAERRADEILPVAINLFARNGYSCTDLQVVADKLGVGKGTLYRYFPSKKDLFQAALTRVLTGMREAVDAAVAQETDPLDQLYAAIRAYLSYFDEHPEYVELIMQERAEFRDKKRSTYFEHREAAIGRWHDFYRGLIAAGRLRDRLPVERITDVLSSAVYGTMCTNYFAGHEKSLAQQAEDILEVALHGLLTPEESTRRMARIHRNGSKESAE, translated from the coding sequence ATGTCTACTGCTCCGACTCCCCCCAAGCGTAAACGCGGGCGCCCTCGGATCGAAGGGCTGGCCGAGCGCCGTGCCGACGAGATTCTGCCGGTCGCTATCAACCTGTTCGCCCGAAACGGCTACTCGTGCACCGACCTTCAGGTTGTCGCCGACAAGCTCGGGGTCGGCAAGGGGACGCTGTACCGGTACTTCCCGTCGAAGAAGGACCTGTTCCAGGCGGCCCTCACCCGCGTGCTGACCGGCATGCGTGAGGCGGTGGATGCGGCCGTGGCGCAGGAGACCGACCCGCTCGACCAGCTGTACGCCGCGATCCGTGCGTACCTGTCGTACTTCGACGAGCACCCCGAGTACGTGGAGCTGATCATGCAGGAACGGGCCGAGTTCCGCGACAAGAAGAGGTCGACGTACTTCGAGCACCGTGAGGCGGCGATCGGGCGGTGGCACGACTTCTACCGGGGGTTGATCGCGGCCGGGCGCCTCCGCGACCGATTGCCGGTGGAGCGCATCACCGACGTGCTCAGCAGCGCGGTGTACGGCACGATGTGCACCAACTACTTCGCGGGGCACGAGAAGTCGCTCGCGCAGCAGGCGGAGGACATCCTTGAGGTCGCCCTGCACGGCCTGCTGACGCCCGAGGAATCCACAAGGCGGATGGCTCGAATCCATCGCAACGGCAGCAAGGAGAGTGCTGAGTGA
- a CDS encoding pseudouridine synthase, which yields MPNPNDNRRPPPRRGEDRRRAPKRSGPRGPLKASPKGAARRDSLPGGINIVHEDDDLIVIDKPSGLLTAGMPGEDVESVFRSLKVYIKDQHRRRGTKVWIIHRLDKEASGLLVFAKSERAFEFLKEEFRAKRPHRLYSAVVEGEIASDSTKVVGERRIAQPASGTVQSYLMEDEKGIVHSFKTPTEATRAAKQPGFRVSDSDGHGDHAKLAVTHWRVIEAALGRSLLQVRLETGRKNQIRVHMKDIQHPIVGDRRYGAATDPIGRVCLHAMELGFTHPATGQTVRYRSVTPGPFHSLIGRSKPDDDQEPFAQAIEFPPTSEARARIDAAGASHTPAAAEVPSARAKGDQPSAAPRTSATDWDHVADWYSDLIEERRSDHHELVILPGVTRLLALTRGQRVLDVACGQGILAHRLASLGANVVGVDAAPRLIEAAQRGASPAEQFQVGDARAVGSMDLGAPFDASACVMALMNIDPLAPVLSGIAAKLRSGGRFVAVILHPAFRAPGQTSWGFDEPAPTKHKTRGREFRQYRRVDGYLSPGVSPIVMNPGAVSKGEKPVTTVTFHRPIQTYVNALAAAGLLVDAMEEWPSVRSSQPGPRAAEENRARREIPMFLALRAIRTG from the coding sequence CGGCCCCCGCGGCCCCCTAAAGGCCAGCCCCAAGGGGGCGGCGCGGCGCGACTCGCTGCCCGGCGGCATCAACATCGTGCACGAGGACGATGACCTCATCGTGATCGATAAGCCCAGCGGGCTGCTCACCGCGGGCATGCCCGGTGAGGATGTGGAGTCCGTGTTCCGCTCGCTGAAGGTCTACATCAAGGACCAGCACCGCCGGCGCGGCACCAAGGTGTGGATCATCCATCGCCTCGACAAGGAGGCCTCGGGGCTGCTGGTGTTCGCAAAGAGCGAGCGGGCCTTTGAGTTCCTCAAGGAGGAGTTCCGTGCCAAGCGCCCCCACCGCCTCTACTCGGCGGTAGTTGAGGGCGAGATCGCGAGCGACTCGACCAAGGTGGTGGGCGAGCGGCGGATCGCGCAGCCCGCGAGCGGCACGGTGCAGTCGTACCTCATGGAGGACGAGAAGGGCATCGTGCACTCGTTCAAGACGCCCACCGAGGCGACACGGGCCGCCAAGCAGCCCGGTTTCCGCGTCAGCGACAGCGACGGGCACGGCGATCACGCGAAGCTGGCGGTGACGCACTGGCGGGTGATCGAGGCGGCGCTGGGGCGGTCGCTGCTCCAGGTGCGGCTGGAGACCGGGCGCAAGAACCAGATCCGCGTGCACATGAAGGACATCCAGCACCCGATCGTTGGCGACCGCCGCTACGGCGCGGCCACCGACCCGATCGGGCGCGTGTGCCTGCACGCAATGGAACTAGGCTTCACGCACCCGGCAACGGGGCAGACGGTGCGCTACCGCAGCGTCACACCGGGGCCGTTCCACTCACTGATCGGCCGTTCGAAGCCGGATGATGATCAAGAGCCGTTCGCGCAGGCGATCGAGTTCCCTCCCACGTCCGAAGCACGTGCACGCATCGACGCGGCTGGCGCGAGTCACACTCCTGCTGCTGCCGAGGTACCCAGCGCTCGCGCAAAGGGCGACCAGCCCTCCGCGGCACCGCGCACCAGCGCGACCGACTGGGACCACGTCGCCGACTGGTACTCCGACCTGATCGAGGAGCGCCGCTCGGACCATCACGAGCTCGTCATCCTGCCCGGCGTCACGCGGCTGCTCGCGCTGACGCGTGGTCAGCGGGTGCTCGATGTCGCCTGCGGCCAGGGCATCCTCGCTCACCGGCTCGCGTCCCTCGGTGCCAACGTAGTTGGCGTGGATGCGGCCCCGCGCCTGATAGAGGCCGCGCAGCGGGGCGCCTCCCCAGCGGAACAGTTCCAGGTGGGCGACGCGCGCGCGGTCGGCTCGATGGACCTGGGCGCGCCCTTTGACGCGAGCGCCTGCGTCATGGCGCTGATGAACATCGACCCGCTCGCGCCGGTCCTCTCCGGCATCGCCGCCAAGCTCCGTTCGGGCGGCCGCTTCGTCGCCGTCATCCTGCACCCTGCCTTCCGCGCACCGGGGCAGACCTCGTGGGGTTTCGACGAGCCCGCGCCGACGAAGCACAAGACGCGTGGGCGCGAGTTCCGGCAATACCGGCGGGTTGATGGGTACCTCTCGCCAGGCGTCTCGCCCATCGTGATGAACCCCGGCGCCGTCTCCAAGGGCGAGAAGCCCGTGACCACCGTCACGTTCCACCGGCCCATCCAGACCTACGTCAACGCGCTGGCCGCGGCCGGCCTGCTGGTGGACGCGATGGAAGAGTGGCCCAGTGTGCGCTCCAGCCAGCCCGGCCCCCGCGCCGCCGAGGAGAACCGGGCCAGGCGCGAGATCCCGATGTTCCTGGCCTTGCGGGCGATCAGGACGGGCTGA